One Alteromonas sp. KC3 DNA segment encodes these proteins:
- the sppA gene encoding signal peptide peptidase SppA: MAAKGSWTKSLFIGLWTVLNFTRKLFFNIIFLVIFVGLIIAITSQDGDQLTVKSNSALFLTLNGQLVIEKESVDPFEQFIQESLGDQPENPEVLVRDVVKVLENAQKDRRIKALVLDLQGLRGGGLDKLRTVANAIDEFKTSEKPVYAIGDYFSQDQYYLAAHADHIYLNPMGGLMFEGYGRYGMYFKDMLEKLKVTTHIFRVGTYKSAVEPIMRNDMSEDAKRAEKQWLDGYWAQYKADVAKARGIDEANFDETLQGLLDKFEAAGGDFAQYALEYNWVDALKTREEVRQELVELVGKDENQLGINYTAFNTYLKVVNPPMPVVNNDIDKVAIVVAKGTILDGNQKAGTVGGDSTAKLLRKARFDDNVKAVVLQIDSPGGSAFASEIIRQEVLELQRAGKPVIASMSTYAASGGYWIAASADRIIASPSTITGSIGVFGMFMTYENSLDYLGIHSDGVGSTELTGFSAARPLAPEFGQILQRNVENTYGNFLSLVSNARNMPVEEVDKVAQGRVWIGSDAIDLGLVDQLGTLDDAVTAAAEMAELENFDTFYVQRTLSAQEIFWKEFFGQAMAVVGKWQFANTDTALVNELKRVLNEVSTVTKLNDPKGTYVLCLPCDVK; the protein is encoded by the coding sequence ATGGCAGCCAAAGGAAGTTGGACGAAATCCTTGTTTATTGGCTTGTGGACGGTGCTAAACTTTACCCGCAAACTGTTTTTTAACATCATCTTTTTGGTTATTTTTGTTGGTCTTATCATCGCCATTACTAGCCAAGATGGTGATCAACTCACCGTGAAATCAAACAGCGCGCTATTTCTAACACTCAATGGCCAATTGGTAATTGAAAAAGAAAGCGTTGACCCTTTCGAGCAATTCATTCAAGAGTCGTTGGGTGACCAACCTGAAAACCCGGAAGTACTCGTACGCGATGTAGTAAAAGTACTAGAAAATGCACAGAAAGACCGCCGTATTAAAGCGTTAGTGCTTGACCTTCAGGGTCTTCGTGGCGGTGGTTTAGATAAATTGCGCACTGTTGCCAACGCTATAGATGAATTTAAAACGTCTGAGAAACCAGTGTATGCAATTGGTGATTACTTTTCTCAGGACCAATACTATCTTGCTGCCCACGCCGACCATATCTATTTAAATCCTATGGGTGGTCTCATGTTTGAAGGCTACGGTCGTTATGGCATGTATTTCAAAGATATGCTGGAAAAACTCAAGGTTACTACACACATTTTCCGTGTAGGAACTTATAAGTCGGCAGTAGAGCCAATAATGCGTAACGACATGTCAGAAGACGCTAAGCGTGCCGAAAAGCAGTGGCTAGACGGCTACTGGGCACAGTATAAAGCAGACGTTGCGAAAGCTCGTGGTATCGACGAGGCTAACTTTGACGAAACGCTACAAGGCTTGTTGGATAAATTCGAAGCGGCCGGCGGCGACTTTGCTCAGTACGCGCTTGAATACAACTGGGTAGATGCACTTAAAACCCGTGAAGAAGTACGCCAAGAACTTGTTGAGTTAGTTGGCAAGGATGAAAATCAACTTGGTATTAACTACACCGCGTTCAACACGTACTTGAAGGTGGTTAACCCACCGATGCCAGTGGTTAACAACGATATCGATAAAGTCGCGATTGTCGTCGCCAAAGGTACTATTTTAGATGGTAACCAAAAAGCGGGCACGGTAGGTGGTGACAGCACGGCGAAGTTATTGCGCAAAGCGCGTTTTGACGACAATGTTAAAGCTGTCGTACTACAAATCGATTCGCCGGGAGGCAGCGCGTTTGCTTCTGAGATTATACGTCAGGAAGTACTTGAGCTTCAGCGTGCTGGCAAACCGGTTATTGCTTCAATGAGCACCTACGCAGCATCAGGTGGTTATTGGATTGCAGCAAGTGCCGATCGCATTATCGCTAGTCCTAGCACCATTACCGGTTCAATTGGTGTGTTTGGCATGTTTATGACTTACGAAAATTCACTGGATTACTTAGGTATCCACAGTGATGGCGTAGGCTCTACAGAACTTACTGGTTTTTCTGCGGCCCGCCCCCTTGCGCCAGAGTTTGGTCAAATACTTCAGCGCAATGTCGAGAACACCTATGGCAATTTCTTATCACTGGTATCAAACGCACGCAATATGCCTGTTGAAGAGGTTGATAAGGTAGCACAAGGCCGCGTATGGATTGGTAGTGATGCCATTGACTTAGGACTTGTCGATCAACTAGGCACTTTAGATGATGCCGTTACCGCCGCTGCAGAAATGGCTGAACTTGAAAACTTCGATACTTTCTATGTACAGCGTACTCTTTCTGCTCAGGAAATATTCTGGAAAGAATTTTTCGGACAAGCAATGGCAGTAGTCGGTAAATGGCAGTTTGCAAATACAGACACTGCGTTGGTCAATGAACTAAAACGCGTTCTCAATGAAGTAAGCACAGTGACCAAATTAAACGATCCGAAAGGTACCTATGTGCTTTGCTTGCCTTGCGATGTAAAATAG
- a CDS encoding NAD(P)H nitroreductase — protein MDALTLLLNRSSQPRLSAPAPSGDELENIMQAALRAPDHACLTPWRFIVCEGKGLDKLGALYEQSAIENGKSQKEIDRAVQLPHRAPMVIVAIAKYHEHEKVPRVEQIASASCSVMAMQMAAVAQGFNGMWRTGSYAQCDTVKNGFGLAEDDEIVGFLYLGTPAFEPAPKPQRNTQDYFEYWR, from the coding sequence GTGGATGCATTAACCCTACTACTTAACAGAAGCTCTCAGCCCAGATTGTCAGCACCAGCACCGAGCGGTGATGAACTTGAAAATATTATGCAGGCAGCGCTTAGAGCGCCTGATCATGCGTGTTTAACGCCGTGGCGATTTATTGTCTGTGAAGGAAAAGGGTTAGACAAGTTAGGTGCGCTCTACGAGCAATCTGCTATTGAAAACGGAAAGTCACAAAAAGAAATTGATAGGGCTGTTCAGTTACCTCATCGTGCACCTATGGTGATAGTGGCTATTGCTAAGTATCACGAGCATGAAAAAGTACCTCGCGTCGAGCAGATAGCATCGGCCAGTTGCAGCGTAATGGCAATGCAAATGGCAGCTGTAGCGCAAGGTTTTAATGGCATGTGGCGCACAGGTAGCTACGCGCAATGCGATACCGTAAAGAACGGTTTTGGTTTGGCAGAAGACGATGAAATAGTTGGGTTTTTATACCTAGGTACGCCAGCATTTGAGCCTGCCCCTAAGCCACAACGAAATACACAAGACTATTTTGAATATTGGCGTTAA
- the yfbV gene encoding terminus macrodomain insulation protein YfbV: MSQSVMTLLKDGQQYMKTWPVKKELYAYFPECRVIAATKFAIKTMPPVAIVSCALLLQNLGVEYLPQTIAIGAFFLSLPMQGLLWLGHRSDQYLPPQLKSWYQDIHSKMRSQGCNVASIKSKPKYKELAHLLKTAFNDLDSVFTKHWFS; encoded by the coding sequence ATGTCTCAATCGGTGATGACGTTGTTAAAAGATGGACAGCAATACATGAAGACATGGCCTGTAAAGAAGGAGCTATACGCTTACTTCCCTGAGTGTCGAGTGATTGCAGCAACCAAGTTTGCCATTAAAACCATGCCGCCGGTTGCCATTGTGTCCTGTGCGTTACTATTGCAAAATCTTGGTGTGGAGTATTTGCCGCAGACAATCGCGATTGGTGCGTTTTTTCTAAGTCTTCCCATGCAAGGATTGTTGTGGCTTGGGCACCGTTCAGACCAGTATCTACCGCCCCAGCTTAAAAGTTGGTATCAGGATATTCATTCCAAAATGCGATCTCAGGGATGTAATGTTGCATCAATTAAGTCTAAGCCAAAGTATAAAGAGCTGGCTCACCTGCTAAAAACGGCGTTTAACGACTTAGACAGTGTATTCACTAAACACTGGTTCAGCTAA
- a CDS encoding SprT family zinc-dependent metalloprotease — MQDAVFVCYERAERFFDKHFPRPSISYRRSGKNAGTAFLQQNRINFHPLLYKDNTSAFLRDVVPHEVSHLLTWQLYGKVKPHGIEWQAIMKQVFGCMPNTTHSFDIGNTTNTVKYHCLCDNYALTIRRHNKILKGAQYRCKKCNGILKRTSA; from the coding sequence ATACAAGACGCTGTTTTTGTTTGTTACGAGCGTGCAGAACGATTCTTCGACAAACACTTCCCTCGCCCATCGATTAGCTATCGACGCTCTGGAAAGAACGCAGGTACCGCGTTTTTACAGCAAAACAGAATTAACTTTCACCCACTACTTTACAAAGACAATACCAGCGCTTTTTTGCGCGATGTTGTTCCTCACGAAGTAAGCCATTTGTTAACTTGGCAATTATATGGAAAAGTTAAACCTCACGGCATCGAGTGGCAAGCTATCATGAAGCAGGTTTTCGGGTGCATGCCAAATACGACGCATAGTTTTGATATAGGAAACACAACCAATACAGTAAAATACCACTGCTTATGCGATAACTACGCGCTTACTATTAGAAGGCATAATAAGATTCTTAAGGGTGCTCAGTATCGTTGTAAAAAATGCAACGGTATACTTAAGCGCACGAGCGCCTGA
- a CDS encoding HvfX family Cu-binding RiPP maturation protein encodes MIGLYTRVVKSLRHADGIPLLLLRLYLAPVMIQAGWNKASSFESIVEWFGNEDYGLGLPFPMVLAFLATAAELVGGVLILFGALTRLVSIPLMITMVVAMVSVHAENGWLAIADASSWLADGTILHSESILSAPEKLAAAKSLLQEYGNYDWLTSSGNFVVLNNGIEFAATYFVMLLVLFFYGGGRYVSVDYFFTPPNSERFE; translated from the coding sequence ATGATAGGCCTATATACACGAGTAGTTAAAAGTTTACGACACGCAGACGGTATACCACTCCTTTTGTTGCGACTTTATTTAGCACCAGTAATGATTCAAGCGGGTTGGAATAAAGCTTCAAGCTTTGAAAGTATTGTAGAGTGGTTCGGCAATGAGGACTATGGTTTGGGCCTGCCTTTTCCAATGGTGTTAGCATTTTTGGCCACAGCTGCTGAACTTGTAGGTGGCGTGCTAATTTTATTTGGTGCATTAACACGATTAGTCTCTATCCCTTTAATGATAACGATGGTTGTTGCCATGGTGAGTGTGCACGCAGAAAACGGCTGGTTAGCAATTGCTGATGCGTCGTCGTGGCTTGCTGACGGTACCATTCTTCACAGCGAAAGTATTTTATCTGCACCCGAAAAACTCGCGGCGGCCAAGTCATTGCTTCAAGAATACGGAAATTATGACTGGCTGACTTCCAGTGGTAACTTTGTAGTGCTAAATAACGGGATTGAGTTTGCTGCAACATATTTTGTCATGCTGCTTGTTTTGTTTTTCTACGGTGGCGGTAGGTACGTTAGTGTTGATTACTTTTTTACACCACCTAATAGCGAACGCTTCGAATAG